A genome region from Corallococcus exiguus includes the following:
- a CDS encoding M91 family zinc metallopeptidase has protein sequence MTSIGKPGSRPASSPVSTQPVKAPVTAKPNAVKAAVAQRMKDGFDSAPRSGAASRPVLSAEIRSGEGAGGIGGALGKAAGKAAGGIGEALGKIAGRVGSALAGPQVSTNADGRTVVDLGAGNNTATVSQNKDGGLTIKSGSDTVTLTAEQAKGAIINGGDGNDSITVDASVTQDITLDGGAGDDKLTGGKGNDTLIGGAGNDTLIGGEGKDTLKGQDGDDYLEGGAGDDRIMGGEGRDVMYGLDGNDYMSGGKGRDYIDAGAGNDRAYGGEGDDQVIGGRGNDTLSGGAGNDAVAGGEGKDSVRGGTGTDKLYVEENEKTADAAEGEREIVDMTNADQRGRSVTVSGSADFQARVQSDLDAMRSLPSGQELLRTLDDSGHTTTIKETSSGNSASAQNKDDAWFNADGTPGKGTNGTVNYNTTRISLGSEDWMNRPPVVALFHEMVHASDYANGTLALGEKDGVNNRETSAVGLPIDLDQNPSTPDVVQGGRPGENVLRDDLNLPTRPRY, from the coding sequence GGCGCCGCTTCCCGGCCGGTGCTGTCCGCGGAGATCCGCTCCGGTGAGGGGGCTGGGGGCATCGGGGGCGCCCTGGGCAAGGCCGCGGGCAAGGCGGCCGGTGGCATCGGCGAAGCGCTGGGCAAGATCGCGGGCCGCGTGGGCAGCGCCCTTGCCGGGCCCCAGGTGAGCACGAACGCGGATGGCCGGACGGTGGTGGACCTGGGCGCGGGCAACAACACCGCGACGGTGTCGCAGAACAAGGACGGCGGGCTGACCATCAAGTCCGGCAGCGACACGGTGACGCTAACCGCGGAGCAGGCCAAGGGCGCCATCATCAACGGCGGTGACGGCAACGACTCCATCACCGTGGACGCGAGCGTCACGCAGGACATCACCCTGGACGGCGGCGCGGGCGACGACAAGCTCACCGGCGGCAAGGGCAACGACACGCTCATCGGCGGCGCGGGCAACGACACCCTCATCGGTGGCGAGGGCAAGGACACGCTGAAGGGCCAGGACGGCGACGACTACCTGGAGGGCGGCGCGGGCGATGACCGCATCATGGGTGGCGAGGGCCGCGACGTGATGTACGGCCTGGACGGCAACGACTACATGTCCGGCGGCAAGGGCCGGGACTACATCGACGCGGGCGCGGGCAACGACCGGGCCTACGGCGGCGAGGGCGACGACCAGGTCATCGGCGGGCGCGGCAACGACACGCTGAGCGGCGGCGCCGGCAACGACGCGGTGGCGGGTGGCGAGGGCAAGGACAGCGTCCGTGGCGGCACGGGCACGGACAAGCTCTACGTCGAGGAGAACGAGAAGACCGCCGACGCGGCCGAGGGTGAGCGCGAAATCGTCGACATGACGAACGCCGACCAGCGCGGCCGCTCGGTGACGGTGTCGGGCAGCGCGGACTTCCAGGCGCGCGTGCAGTCGGACCTGGACGCGATGCGCTCGCTGCCTTCGGGCCAGGAACTGCTGCGCACGCTGGATGACAGCGGCCACACCACGACCATCAAGGAGACGTCCAGCGGCAACTCCGCGTCCGCGCAGAACAAGGACGACGCCTGGTTCAACGCGGACGGCACGCCGGGCAAGGGCACCAACGGCACGGTGAACTACAACACCACGCGCATCTCGCTGGGCAGCGAGGACTGGATGAACCGCCCGCCCGTCGTCGCGCTGTTCCACGAAATGGTGCACGCCTCGGACTACGCCAACGGCACGCTGGCGCTCGGTGAGAAGGACGGCGTGAACAACCGCGAGACGTCCGCGGTGGGCCTGCCCATCGACCTGGATCAGAATCCGTCCACGCCGGACGTGGTGCAGGGCGGCCGCCCCGGAGAGAACGTCCTCCGCGACGACCTGAACCTGCCCACCCGTCCGCGCTACTAG
- a CDS encoding protealysin inhibitor emfourin — translation MRIELKREGGVAFFPGLARPRTVDLAALPPATAEALQREVREARFFEQPATVGASPQRGADRTRYTVTIEDDGGRRHSVQLMEPVTEPHLRSLLELIQKAARDTR, via the coding sequence ATGCGAATCGAGCTCAAACGGGAGGGAGGCGTCGCCTTCTTCCCAGGCCTCGCCAGGCCCCGCACCGTGGACCTGGCGGCCCTGCCTCCCGCCACGGCGGAGGCGCTCCAGCGGGAGGTGCGGGAGGCCCGCTTCTTCGAACAGCCGGCCACCGTGGGTGCTTCGCCCCAGCGGGGCGCGGACCGGACGCGCTACACCGTCACCATCGAGGACGATGGCGGGCGGAGGCATTCGGTCCAGCTGATGGAGCCCGTGACGGAGCCGCACCTGCGCTCCCTGCTGGAGCTCATCCAGAAGGCGGCTCGGGACACGCGCTAG
- a CDS encoding M4 family metallopeptidase translates to MCCNTRIWHSHHCILPPYVSRQIAQNGSPQQRAKALRTLSIDNTLRAIRLSSSGAPQAAKRLIPAPMVVESQRLRTIYDVKNTEALPGTVARKEGDDDVSDQAVDEAYVGLGATYDLYWDVYGRNSIDGNGMPLNGHVHYGSGYDNAFWDGERMVFGDGDGELFNRFTIAVDIMGHELAHGVTEHEGPLAYFSQAGALNEHMSDCFGSLVKQRLLNQTAEQADWLIGAGLLTDKVQGKALRSMKDPGTAFDDPVLGKDPQPALMKDFVNTWEDNGGVHINSGIPNKAFCIAATNLKGYAWEKAGLIWLETLRDPRLKPNASFLSFARLTVTATVRLYGSGDEEQIVRDAWNQVGIKVSKERAGQPAWTPQVQKQAAQPVQRKH, encoded by the coding sequence ATGTGCTGCAACACCCGAATCTGGCATTCCCACCACTGCATCCTGCCGCCGTACGTCAGCCGGCAGATTGCGCAGAACGGTTCGCCACAGCAGCGCGCGAAGGCCCTGCGGACGCTCTCCATCGACAACACCCTGCGCGCCATCCGCCTGTCGAGCAGCGGCGCGCCCCAGGCCGCGAAGCGGTTGATTCCCGCCCCCATGGTCGTGGAGAGCCAGAGGCTCCGCACCATCTACGACGTGAAGAACACCGAAGCCCTTCCGGGAACGGTGGCCCGCAAGGAGGGCGATGACGACGTCAGCGACCAAGCGGTCGACGAAGCCTATGTCGGCCTGGGCGCGACCTACGACCTCTACTGGGACGTCTACGGGCGCAACTCCATTGACGGCAACGGCATGCCGCTGAACGGCCACGTCCACTATGGCAGTGGCTACGACAACGCCTTCTGGGACGGCGAGCGCATGGTGTTTGGCGACGGCGACGGGGAACTGTTCAACCGCTTCACCATCGCGGTGGACATCATGGGACACGAGCTGGCCCACGGCGTGACGGAGCACGAGGGCCCTCTTGCCTACTTCTCCCAGGCGGGCGCGCTCAACGAGCACATGTCGGACTGCTTCGGCTCGCTCGTGAAGCAGCGCCTGTTGAACCAGACGGCGGAGCAGGCCGACTGGCTCATCGGCGCGGGGCTCCTCACGGACAAGGTCCAGGGCAAGGCGCTGCGCTCCATGAAGGACCCCGGCACCGCGTTCGATGATCCGGTGCTCGGCAAGGATCCGCAGCCGGCCCTCATGAAGGACTTCGTGAACACGTGGGAGGACAACGGCGGCGTGCACATCAACTCCGGCATCCCCAACAAGGCCTTCTGCATCGCGGCCACCAACCTGAAGGGCTACGCGTGGGAGAAGGCCGGCCTCATCTGGCTGGAGACGCTGCGCGACCCCCGGCTGAAGCCCAACGCCTCGTTCCTCTCCTTCGCCCGGCTCACCGTGACGGCGACCGTCCGGCTCTACGGCAGCGGCGACGAGGAGCAGATCGTGCGCGACGCCTGGAACCAGGTGGGCATCAAGGTCTCCAAGGAGCGGGCAGGCCAGCCGGCCTGGACGCCGCAGGTGCAGAAGCAGGCCGCGCAGCCGGTGCAGCGCAAGCACTAG
- a CDS encoding WD40/YVTN/BNR-like repeat-containing protein has product MTLPFVLLCVATFAAGCGDDDDNCVPRTCESRGFNCGDTTDGCGHDLDCGTCATPATCGGGGEANVCGCPDIKTACSPGVECGTEPDGCGGTVSCGTCAAPEVCGGRGVEQTCGIPAANRECSDGWCWEYPLPHGYSFKGAHFSAANDGWAVGEDGFIQHWDGTRWTRVASGTLTSLSDVHALSATNVWTVGAGGTVLHSTTGSAFSAVSSGTTRDLNSVWASGPGDVWAVGANGTVRRDQGSGFQGVDVSTTKNLNGVWGSGPSDVWMVGQSGTLRRYDGNAVSGIDAGTTDIDFHQVTGTGPNDVWTVASDDPCIFCDDYGQVFRTTPAGIEQSLRSSDQLFYVYAASPSLVLSGGEDFGYVYNGTKWTDTDEDAVGPITGSGPDNVWSFGSGGQVQKWSGQAWTSQAPLRNLRVARAIHGTGPSDVWAVGDPGRVLHWNGGGWIEPQLDFSPVDDVTGVYAASSTDVWVTSSFHDRIYRFDGARFITQYTAESSLALYAIHGASATDIWAVGASGQAVHFDGTTWTRKPTEVQATLNAVWVQGPSLAIAVGDAGTLLRWDGTAWSTMTSGTNKALKAVWGSGPSDVWAAGAEGTLLRYNGALWLPVASGTSSQLNGLMGRSANEVWAVGDNGTLLRFDGGKWNAETTGTRRVLRGVWAPSSSELWLVGDTAVLHKP; this is encoded by the coding sequence GTGACCCTCCCCTTCGTGCTCCTCTGCGTGGCGACCTTCGCCGCCGGCTGTGGGGACGATGATGACAACTGCGTTCCCAGGACGTGCGAGTCGCGGGGCTTCAACTGTGGCGACACGACGGATGGCTGTGGCCACGATCTCGACTGCGGCACCTGCGCGACGCCCGCTACCTGCGGAGGCGGCGGCGAGGCCAATGTCTGTGGTTGCCCCGACATCAAGACGGCGTGCAGCCCCGGAGTCGAGTGCGGCACCGAGCCGGATGGCTGCGGTGGCACCGTCTCCTGCGGGACGTGCGCGGCGCCGGAGGTGTGCGGCGGACGCGGCGTGGAGCAGACGTGTGGCATCCCCGCCGCGAACCGCGAGTGCAGCGACGGCTGGTGCTGGGAGTATCCGCTGCCCCATGGCTACAGCTTCAAGGGCGCGCACTTCAGCGCGGCCAATGACGGCTGGGCCGTGGGCGAGGACGGCTTCATCCAGCACTGGGACGGAACGCGCTGGACGCGCGTGGCCAGCGGGACGCTGACGTCGCTGAGCGACGTGCACGCCCTCTCCGCGACGAACGTGTGGACGGTGGGCGCGGGCGGCACCGTGCTCCACTCCACGACGGGCAGTGCTTTCTCTGCCGTGAGCTCCGGGACGACGCGCGACCTGAACTCCGTGTGGGCCTCCGGTCCGGGCGACGTCTGGGCCGTGGGCGCCAACGGCACCGTGCGGCGCGACCAGGGCAGCGGCTTCCAGGGCGTGGACGTGTCCACGACGAAGAACCTCAACGGCGTGTGGGGCAGCGGGCCTTCGGATGTCTGGATGGTGGGGCAGTCCGGGACGCTGCGCCGGTACGACGGCAATGCGGTCTCCGGCATCGACGCGGGCACCACGGACATCGACTTCCATCAGGTGACGGGCACCGGTCCGAACGATGTCTGGACCGTCGCCTCGGATGACCCCTGCATCTTCTGTGACGACTACGGCCAGGTGTTCCGCACCACGCCCGCGGGCATCGAGCAGTCCCTGCGCTCGTCGGATCAACTGTTCTACGTGTACGCCGCGTCGCCCTCGCTGGTGCTGTCGGGTGGAGAGGACTTCGGCTACGTCTATAACGGCACGAAGTGGACGGACACGGACGAGGACGCCGTGGGGCCCATTACCGGCAGCGGGCCTGACAACGTGTGGTCCTTTGGTTCGGGCGGCCAGGTGCAGAAGTGGAGCGGGCAGGCTTGGACCTCCCAGGCGCCGCTGCGCAACTTGAGGGTGGCGCGGGCCATCCATGGCACGGGGCCGTCGGACGTGTGGGCGGTGGGAGACCCGGGCCGCGTGCTGCACTGGAACGGCGGCGGCTGGATCGAGCCGCAGCTGGACTTCTCCCCCGTCGACGACGTGACGGGCGTCTACGCGGCCTCCTCGACAGACGTCTGGGTGACGTCCTCCTTCCATGACCGCATCTACCGGTTCGACGGAGCCCGCTTCATCACGCAGTACACCGCGGAGTCGTCGCTGGCGCTGTACGCCATCCATGGCGCGTCCGCGACGGACATCTGGGCGGTGGGCGCTTCCGGCCAGGCCGTCCATTTCGACGGCACCACCTGGACGCGGAAGCCCACGGAGGTCCAGGCGACGCTCAACGCTGTCTGGGTGCAGGGGCCCTCGCTGGCCATCGCGGTGGGCGACGCCGGCACCCTCCTGCGCTGGGATGGCACCGCCTGGAGCACCATGACCTCCGGCACCAACAAGGCCCTGAAGGCCGTGTGGGGCAGCGGGCCGTCGGACGTCTGGGCGGCGGGCGCGGAAGGCACGCTGCTGCGCTACAACGGCGCCCTCTGGCTCCCTGTGGCCAGCGGCACCTCGTCCCAGCTCAACGGGCTGATGGGTCGCTCCGCCAACGAGGTCTGGGCGGTGGGTGACAACGGCACTCTGCTTCGCTTCGACGGCGGCAAGTGGAACGCGGAGACCACCGGCACCCGCCGCGTCCTCCGGGGCGTGTGGGCGCCGTCTTCGTCGGAGCTGTGGCTGGTGGGGGACACGGCCGTCCTTCACAAGCCCTGA
- a CDS encoding ABC transporter permease, with translation MTGSLPRILAVLLKEFTQLRRDRITYAMILVMPVMQLLIFGYAINMDPRHLPAAVLSHDTSTLANSVVAALERTGYVDVRYLPRSDEELDQLIRRGQVMLGITIPPDFSRRVLKGERAQILAEADASDPQAAAGALAAVSVLPTEALRNERVGLGAPRSTAPAFEVVVHRRYNPESRSPFHIVPGLLGIILSMTLVMMTAMAVTRERERGTMETLLSTPATPAEIMVGKLTPYVVVGLVQTVVVLGMARGLFSVPMARTPAGWLALACGIVLFIVGNLSLGYLISTVARSQLQAMQMSMFYMLPSIFLSGFAFPFLGLPPWARVLGEIIPVTHFLRIVRGALLKDQVLADMGNDLLALGLFVLAVAGAALARSRTTLD, from the coding sequence ATGACGGGTTCGCTTCCGCGCATCCTGGCCGTGCTGCTCAAGGAGTTCACGCAGCTGCGGCGCGACCGCATCACCTACGCGATGATCCTCGTCATGCCGGTGATGCAACTGCTCATCTTCGGCTACGCCATCAACATGGACCCCCGGCACCTGCCCGCCGCGGTGCTGTCCCACGACACCAGCACCCTGGCGAACTCCGTCGTCGCCGCGCTGGAGCGCACCGGCTACGTGGACGTGCGCTACCTGCCGCGCTCCGACGAGGAGTTGGATCAGCTCATCCGCCGGGGACAGGTGATGCTCGGCATCACCATCCCACCGGACTTCAGTCGGCGGGTGCTCAAGGGCGAGCGCGCTCAAATCCTCGCGGAGGCGGACGCGTCCGATCCGCAGGCCGCGGCGGGAGCGCTCGCCGCGGTGAGCGTGCTGCCCACGGAGGCGCTGCGGAACGAACGGGTGGGGCTGGGGGCTCCCCGGTCCACCGCGCCCGCCTTCGAGGTGGTGGTGCACCGGCGCTACAACCCGGAGAGCCGCTCTCCGTTCCACATCGTGCCGGGCCTGCTGGGCATCATCCTGTCCATGACGCTGGTGATGATGACCGCCATGGCCGTCACCCGCGAGCGAGAGCGCGGCACCATGGAGACGCTGCTGTCCACGCCCGCCACCCCGGCGGAGATCATGGTGGGCAAGCTCACGCCGTACGTCGTCGTGGGGCTGGTGCAGACCGTTGTCGTGCTGGGCATGGCGCGAGGGTTGTTCTCGGTGCCCATGGCGCGCACGCCCGCGGGGTGGCTGGCGTTGGCGTGCGGCATCGTGCTGTTCATCGTGGGCAACCTGTCGCTGGGCTACCTCATCTCCACCGTGGCGCGCAGCCAGCTGCAGGCGATGCAGATGTCCATGTTCTACATGCTGCCGTCCATCTTCCTCTCCGGCTTCGCCTTCCCCTTCCTGGGCCTGCCTCCGTGGGCCCGGGTGCTGGGCGAAATCATCCCCGTCACGCACTTCCTGCGCATCGTCCGGGGCGCGCTGCTCAAGGACCAGGTGCTGGCGGACATGGGGAACGACCTGCTGGCGCTGGGCCTGTTCGTGCTCGCGGTGGCCGGCGCGGCACTCGCGAGGTCACGCACGACTTTGGATTGA
- a CDS encoding ABC transporter ATP-binding protein, which translates to MNERAIDVRGLNKSFGDRHVVRDVSIAVDAGRITGFLGPNGSGKTTTLRLLCGLLTPDSGEGTVLGLDFRARGDAIKRQTGYMTQKFSLYEDMTLEENLAFVARVHGLDQRRERVEDTLHRLGLFDRRDQLAGALSGGWKQRLALAAATLHEPRLLLLDEPTAGVDPKARREFWDEIHTLAAGGLTVLVSTHYMDEAERCHDIGYILYGRLIARGTADALIRDSGLVTFLGEGPGIDRAAHLLAQADGVLSASAFGAAVHVSGLKREALEAALVPWRKEPFRWSEVTPSLEDVFIQLMGRERDERYTS; encoded by the coding sequence ATGAACGAGCGGGCCATCGACGTGCGCGGGCTCAACAAGTCCTTTGGCGACCGGCACGTCGTGCGGGACGTCTCCATCGCCGTGGACGCCGGACGCATCACCGGCTTCCTGGGCCCCAACGGCTCCGGCAAGACGACGACGCTGCGGCTGCTGTGCGGACTGCTCACGCCCGACAGCGGCGAGGGCACCGTGCTGGGCCTGGACTTCCGTGCCCGGGGCGACGCCATCAAGCGCCAGACGGGCTACATGACGCAGAAGTTCTCCCTCTACGAAGACATGACGCTGGAGGAGAACCTTGCCTTCGTCGCGCGCGTCCACGGTCTGGACCAACGGCGCGAGCGGGTGGAGGACACGCTCCACCGGCTGGGCCTCTTCGACCGGAGAGACCAGCTGGCGGGCGCGCTCTCCGGCGGCTGGAAGCAGCGCCTGGCCCTGGCCGCCGCGACGCTGCACGAGCCCCGCCTGCTGCTCCTGGACGAGCCCACCGCGGGCGTGGACCCCAAGGCCCGCCGTGAGTTCTGGGACGAAATCCACACGCTCGCCGCGGGCGGGCTCACGGTGCTGGTGTCCACGCACTACATGGACGAGGCGGAGCGCTGCCACGACATCGGCTACATCCTGTATGGGCGCCTCATCGCGCGGGGCACGGCGGACGCGCTCATCCGCGACTCCGGGCTGGTGACGTTCCTGGGGGAAGGGCCGGGCATCGACCGCGCGGCGCACCTGCTGGCCCAGGCGGACGGCGTGCTCAGCGCCTCCGCGTTCGGCGCCGCCGTGCACGTCAGCGGGCTGAAGCGAGAAGCCCTGGAGGCCGCGCTCGTCCCCTGGCGCAAGGAACCCTTCCGGTGGAGCGAGGTGACGCCCTCCCTGGAGGACGTCTTCATCCAACTCATGGGTCGCGAGCGCGACGAACGGTACACGTCATGA
- a CDS encoding HlyD family secretion protein encodes MSGPGRKRKHSKRGIVAGAVLVAVIISGILWLRRPTPEPPPRFTGFVVSDNVYLSSPVAGMVASVAVVRGQRVEVGTPLFRMEPTSLTARADQARAQVGQIEAQLLARQSDVARARASLAAAQAEADRADADLARLVAVEKTVEGAVTPQQLDLLRATATRAHAQRDAARTDVAAAGAQLEVVRAQLTSGRSGVTAAEQQVVELAPVSPVVGRVEDVLFQQGEWAMPNAPVVSIIPDAQLKVRFYVPQGRVASFPPGTTVAIACDGCDTGMTARVDYVAPRPEYTPPIIYSLETRQKLVFLLEAVPSAPTRLLPGQPIDVTPLKQAPVEADR; translated from the coding sequence GTGTCGGGACCGGGCAGGAAGAGGAAACACTCGAAGCGGGGCATCGTCGCGGGGGCGGTGCTGGTCGCCGTCATCATCAGCGGCATCCTGTGGCTGCGGCGGCCGACCCCGGAACCGCCGCCACGCTTCACCGGCTTCGTCGTCAGCGACAACGTCTACCTGTCCTCGCCGGTGGCCGGCATGGTGGCGTCCGTGGCGGTGGTGCGCGGACAGCGCGTGGAGGTGGGCACGCCGCTGTTCCGCATGGAGCCCACGTCGCTTACGGCGCGGGCCGACCAGGCGCGGGCGCAGGTGGGGCAGATCGAAGCACAGTTGCTCGCACGCCAGTCGGACGTGGCCCGGGCGCGTGCCTCGCTCGCCGCCGCGCAGGCGGAAGCGGACCGCGCGGACGCGGATCTGGCCCGGCTCGTCGCCGTCGAGAAGACCGTGGAGGGTGCCGTGACGCCCCAGCAACTGGACCTGCTGCGCGCGACGGCGACGCGCGCTCATGCCCAGCGAGACGCGGCCCGCACGGACGTGGCGGCGGCGGGCGCGCAGCTGGAGGTCGTCCGCGCACAACTCACCAGCGGACGCTCGGGCGTCACCGCGGCGGAGCAGCAGGTCGTGGAGCTGGCGCCTGTGTCTCCCGTCGTGGGCCGGGTGGAGGACGTCCTCTTCCAGCAGGGCGAGTGGGCCATGCCCAACGCCCCCGTCGTCAGCATCATCCCGGACGCGCAGCTGAAGGTGCGATTCTACGTGCCGCAGGGGAGGGTGGCGTCCTTTCCGCCAGGCACCACGGTGGCCATCGCCTGCGACGGCTGCGACACCGGGATGACGGCGCGCGTGGACTACGTCGCGCCGCGCCCTGAGTACACGCCGCCCATCATCTACAGCCTGGAGACGCGGCAGAAGCTGGTGTTCCTGCTGGAGGCGGTGCCCTCCGCGCCCACGCGCCTCCTGCCCGGGCAGCCCATCGACGTGACACCCCTGAAGCAGGCACCCGTGGAGGCGGACCGATGA
- a CDS encoding sensor histidine kinase yields the protein MHSLPPPTSAGVEQVQREAFSRMFRQVTKVLSFLSPLPVVMVSLGLIGDTAAWRRWCVALALTLVVAGVGAIVVWRRQAVVSHEPGRLLPTVAFPLFTVMNLSLGGLESPLIPLVLPASLATAILFTPARARRWAGYLLALVGVQAAVTLTGAVDDLVPMLFGGGPRAGHNNALLLTMLAVTVFLVMWTNFIGIHLRRTYRGMVRTALDARDEALSAHEERVRSLTTLSGEIAHELKNPLASVKGLAAMIAREVEGRPAERLAVLRREVDRMQEILEGFLNFSRPLLPLNEAHVPLDGLCRQVAELHEGMAGERGVALRVAEGPPVEAWCDARKVRQVLIDVVQNALDAAPRGTTVELQAWTAPEGGGRVEVRDRGPGLAAEVRERVFEPGITTKPHGSGLGLALSRALMRQHGGELSLRAREGGGCVAELSLPATPKPVETQRQEALP from the coding sequence TTGCATTCCCTACCCCCGCCCACGTCCGCCGGAGTCGAGCAGGTCCAACGCGAGGCGTTCTCGCGGATGTTCCGGCAGGTGACGAAGGTGCTGTCGTTCCTGAGTCCCCTGCCGGTGGTGATGGTGTCGCTGGGGCTCATCGGGGACACGGCCGCATGGCGCCGTTGGTGTGTGGCGTTGGCGTTGACGCTCGTGGTGGCGGGGGTGGGGGCCATCGTGGTGTGGCGGCGTCAAGCCGTGGTGTCGCATGAGCCGGGCAGGCTGCTGCCGACCGTGGCGTTCCCCCTCTTCACGGTGATGAACCTGTCGCTGGGAGGACTGGAGAGCCCGCTCATTCCCCTGGTGCTGCCGGCGTCCCTGGCCACGGCCATCCTCTTCACGCCCGCGCGGGCTCGCAGGTGGGCGGGCTACCTGCTCGCGCTGGTGGGCGTGCAGGCGGCGGTGACGTTGACGGGCGCGGTGGATGACCTGGTGCCCATGCTCTTCGGCGGAGGCCCGCGCGCGGGACACAACAACGCGCTGCTCCTGACGATGCTCGCGGTGACGGTGTTCCTCGTCATGTGGACGAACTTCATCGGCATCCATCTGCGGCGCACGTACCGCGGCATGGTCCGCACGGCGCTGGACGCGAGGGATGAAGCACTGAGCGCGCACGAGGAACGGGTGCGCTCGCTCACCACGCTGTCGGGAGAGATTGCCCACGAATTGAAGAACCCGCTGGCGAGCGTGAAGGGCCTGGCCGCGATGATTGCCCGCGAGGTGGAGGGCCGGCCCGCGGAGCGGCTCGCGGTGCTGCGCCGGGAGGTGGACCGGATGCAGGAGATCCTCGAAGGGTTCCTCAACTTCTCCCGGCCGCTGCTCCCGCTCAATGAAGCGCACGTGCCGCTGGATGGCCTGTGCCGACAGGTGGCGGAGCTGCACGAGGGCATGGCGGGAGAACGAGGCGTGGCATTGAGGGTCGCGGAGGGGCCGCCGGTGGAGGCGTGGTGCGACGCACGCAAGGTGCGCCAGGTGTTGATCGACGTGGTGCAGAACGCGCTGGACGCCGCGCCTCGGGGCACCACGGTGGAGCTCCAGGCCTGGACGGCCCCGGAAGGTGGCGGCCGCGTGGAGGTGAGGGACCGGGGTCCCGGGCTGGCGGCGGAGGTGCGCGAGCGCGTCTTCGAGCCGGGCATCACCACGAAGCCCCACGGCTCCGGCCTGGGCCTGGCCCTGTCGCGAGCCCTGATGCGCCAGCACGGCGGAGAGTTGAGCCTGCGCGCCCGTGAGGGCGGAGGCTGCGTGGCGGAGCTGAGCCTCCCGGCCACGCCCAAGCCGGTCGAAACACAGCGACAGGAGGCCCTGCCATGA
- a CDS encoding sigma-54-dependent transcriptional regulator: MKARVLVADDDAGVRYTLRGLLEDDGLTVEEAVDGEAALARLEQEPPVDLVLSDLRMPRVDGMELLRRVAARPNAPRVILITAHGSERHAVEAMKLGALDYFRKPFDVDDVLAVVRRALGMVRLEAENERLSGEVNLLRSLVFVSPSMARLALLIQRVGPRDVTVLITGESGTGKERVAEALVRASPRADKSYVRFNCAALTPELAEAELFGHARGAFTGAVRARPGLFREASGGTLLLDEVGELALPLQAKLLRVLQEGEVRPVGEDRSFPVDVRVLAATHRDLPQRVAEGRFREDLYYRLKVVTLQVPPLRSRPEDIAALARHFLARHTERFHMPPVPLTPALLERLTAHPWPGNVRELENALESAVVLSADGTLDLELLPGGASTPTSQANTGTTLREKLDAHERELILAALSASKGQRTEAAKALGIGRATLHDKLRKHGLLNEGEEPEQ, translated from the coding sequence ATGAAGGCCCGCGTGCTGGTGGCGGATGACGACGCGGGCGTGCGCTACACGCTGCGCGGCTTGCTGGAGGATGACGGGCTCACCGTGGAAGAAGCGGTGGACGGCGAGGCCGCGCTCGCGCGCCTGGAGCAGGAGCCGCCCGTGGACCTGGTGCTCAGCGACCTGCGCATGCCGCGCGTGGACGGCATGGAGTTGCTCCGCCGCGTCGCCGCGCGACCGAATGCGCCCCGCGTCATCCTCATCACCGCGCACGGCTCGGAACGCCACGCCGTGGAGGCCATGAAGCTGGGCGCGCTGGACTACTTCCGCAAACCCTTCGACGTGGACGACGTGCTGGCCGTCGTGCGCCGGGCGCTCGGGATGGTCCGGCTGGAGGCGGAGAACGAGCGGCTGTCCGGCGAGGTGAACCTGCTGCGCTCGCTGGTCTTCGTGTCACCGTCGATGGCGCGGCTGGCCCTGCTCATCCAGCGCGTGGGCCCTCGAGACGTCACCGTGCTCATCACGGGAGAGAGCGGCACCGGCAAGGAGCGCGTCGCCGAGGCACTGGTGCGAGCCTCTCCGCGCGCGGACAAGTCCTACGTGCGCTTCAACTGCGCCGCCCTCACGCCGGAGCTCGCGGAGGCAGAGCTCTTCGGACATGCGAGGGGCGCGTTCACCGGCGCCGTGCGAGCCCGGCCCGGTCTCTTCCGCGAGGCCTCCGGAGGCACCCTGCTCCTGGACGAAGTGGGAGAGCTCGCCCTGCCCCTCCAGGCGAAGCTCCTGCGCGTCTTGCAGGAGGGCGAAGTCCGGCCCGTGGGAGAAGACCGCTCCTTCCCGGTGGATGTCCGCGTCCTGGCCGCCACCCACCGCGACCTGCCCCAGCGCGTGGCGGAGGGCCGCTTCCGCGAGGACCTCTACTATCGCCTCAAGGTCGTGACGCTCCAGGTGCCCCCGCTGCGAAGCCGCCCGGAGGACATCGCCGCGCTCGCAAGACACTTCCTCGCCCGCCACACCGAGCGCTTCCACATGCCACCGGTGCCCCTGACGCCCGCCCTCCTGGAGCGTCTCACGGCCCACCCCTGGCCCGGCAACGTGCGCGAGTTGGAGAACGCCCTGGAGAGCGCCGTGGTGCTGTCCGCCGACGGAACCCTGGACCTGGAGTTGTTGCCCGGAGGCGCCAGCACGCCCACGTCCCAGGCCAACACCGGCACCACCCTGCGCGAGAAACTGGATGCACACGAGCGTGAGCTCATCCTCGCGGCGCTCTCGGCGTCCAAGGGCCAGCGCACGGAGGCCGCGAAGGCGCTGGGCATCGGCCGTGCGACGCTGCACGACAAGCTCCGCAAGCATGGCCTCCTCAACGAAGGCGAGGAGCCCGAGCAATGA